A stretch of the Papaver somniferum cultivar HN1 chromosome 6, ASM357369v1, whole genome shotgun sequence genome encodes the following:
- the LOC113291759 gene encoding 60S ribosomal protein L23a-like: MESGALAHVRFIAVSATIPNMEDLNIQAFGIGEDKKDEKADPKVLANKASKAFVHLYEKFTKKADPKVLANKAFKAVKAGASTIKKKAKNICTSVTFHRPKTLQKARNPKYPCINALPRNKLDHYQILKYPLTTESVMKKIEDNNKKKTRMLSRRCTTSRQIIEHRYQVSLPDYL, from the exons ATGGAATCAGGTGCTCTGGCTCATGTTCGGTTCATTGCTGTTTCAGCTACTATTCCAAACATGGAGGACCTCA ATATACAAGCATTTGGAATCGGGGAAGATAAGAAAGACGAGAAGGCTGACCCCAAGGTGCTGGCTAACAAAGCTTCCAAGGCTTTTGTTCATTTGTATGAGAAGT TTACTAAGAAGGCTGACCCCAAGGTGCTGGCTAACAAAGCTTTCAAGGCTGTCAAAGCTGGAGCATCAACCATTAAGAAGAAGGCTAAGAACATCTGCACATCAGTCACATTTCACAGGCCAAAGACATTGCAGAAGGCAAGGAATCCCAAGTACCCATGTATTAATGCACTACCAAGGAACAAGCTTGACCATTACCAGATCCTGAAATACCCACTCACCACCGAGTCCGtaatgaagaagattgaagacaacaacaagaagaaaacaaggatgcTTTCAAGAAGATGTACAACATCCAGACAGATAATTGAACACCGTTATCAAGTAAGCCTTCCTGATTACTTATGA